The following proteins come from a genomic window of Myroides odoratus DSM 2801:
- a CDS encoding (Fe-S)-binding protein — MQYLGQALFLILLIAGFGFFIRNVKKLIRNIKLGRKIDRTDRPKDRWRNMIRVALGQSKMVKRPIPAILHIFVYVGFIIINIEMLEIIVDGLFGTHRAFSFLGVVYDVLIACFEVLAFLVIFGVAVFWIRRNILKLKRLNQPELEGWAKRDANNIIYIETILMVFFLVMNAADHYLQLNNYSHYTAVGSFPISSLISPVFNGMDFATVAFIERFCWWAHIIGVMFFMNYLYYSKHLHIFLAFPNTYYANLEPQGEFDNLESVKKEVALMMDPNADPFAAPAEPVGEPEKFGAQDVMDLNWVQLMNAYSCTECGRCTSSCPQNTTGKKLSPRKIMMSTRDRIEDVSKILDANNGKFVDDGKTLLNDYITPEELWACNTCNACVEECPIDISPLSIIMDMRRFLVMEQSAAPIELNNMMQNIENNGAPWQYNQMDRLNWKDEN; from the coding sequence ATGCAGTATTTAGGCCAAGCATTATTTTTAATATTACTTATCGCGGGATTTGGCTTCTTTATTCGAAATGTAAAGAAATTAATTCGCAACATTAAGTTAGGTCGAAAGATTGACCGTACCGATAGACCTAAAGATAGATGGCGCAACATGATTCGCGTTGCTTTAGGGCAATCGAAAATGGTTAAACGCCCTATTCCTGCTATTTTACACATCTTTGTGTATGTAGGATTCATAATCATCAACATTGAAATGTTAGAAATTATTGTTGATGGATTATTTGGTACACATCGTGCATTCAGCTTTTTAGGCGTTGTCTATGATGTATTAATCGCTTGCTTTGAAGTACTGGCATTCCTTGTTATTTTTGGAGTTGCTGTTTTCTGGATTAGAAGAAATATTCTAAAATTAAAGCGTTTAAATCAACCTGAATTAGAAGGATGGGCAAAACGCGATGCAAATAACATTATCTACATTGAAACCATCTTAATGGTGTTCTTCTTGGTAATGAATGCAGCAGATCATTACTTACAATTAAATAACTACTCGCATTATACTGCTGTAGGATCTTTCCCTATTTCAAGTTTAATTTCACCTGTATTTAACGGAATGGATTTTGCAACAGTAGCTTTTATTGAGCGTTTTTGCTGGTGGGCACATATTATTGGGGTGATGTTCTTTATGAACTACTTATATTACTCTAAACATTTACACATTTTCTTAGCTTTCCCTAATACGTACTATGCAAACTTAGAACCACAAGGGGAGTTTGACAACTTAGAATCTGTAAAGAAAGAAGTAGCTTTAATGATGGATCCCAATGCAGATCCTTTTGCAGCACCTGCTGAACCAGTAGGGGAACCAGAAAAATTTGGTGCTCAAGATGTGATGGATTTGAACTGGGTACAATTGATGAATGCTTATTCTTGTACTGAGTGTGGTAGATGTACTTCTTCGTGTCCACAAAATACAACTGGAAAGAAACTTTCTCCTCGTAAGATCATGATGTCAACACGTGATCGTATTGAAGACGTAAGCAAGATATTAGATGCAAACAACGGAAAGTTTGTAGATGACGGTAAAACACTATTAAACGATTATATTACGCCAGAAGAGTTATGGGCGTGTAATACGTGTAATGCATGTGTGGAAGAATGTCCAATCGATATTAGTCCTTTGTCAATTATTATGGATATGAGAAGATTCTTAGTAATGGAACAAAGTGCTGCACCAATTGAATTAAACAATATGATGCAGAATATTGAAAACAACGGAGCACCATGGCAGTATAACCAAATGGATCGCTTAAACTGGAAGGACGAAAACTAA
- a CDS encoding (Fe-S)-binding protein, translated as MSENLVVPTMAEMMAKGEQPDVLFWVGCSGSFDDRAKKITKAFVKLLNKANVSFAVLGTEEGCTGDPAKRAGNEFAFQMQAMMNIQVLDGYEVKKIVTACPHCFNTLKNEYPDLGGKYEVVHHTQFLKSLLDDGKLTIEGGSFKGKRITFHDPCYLGRANSVFEAPRQLIEKLDAELVEMKRSRLNGFCCGAGGAQLFKEPEHGNKEVHVERTEEALNTKAEIIAAGCPFCNTMLTDGVKFKEKEGEVKVLDVAELIANAEDL; from the coding sequence ATGTCAGAAAATTTAGTAGTGCCTACAATGGCCGAAATGATGGCAAAAGGAGAACAACCGGATGTTTTATTTTGGGTAGGTTGTTCAGGTAGTTTTGACGATAGAGCAAAAAAGATAACAAAAGCATTTGTAAAACTGTTGAATAAAGCCAATGTATCATTCGCTGTATTAGGTACAGAAGAAGGATGTACAGGCGATCCTGCAAAACGCGCAGGAAATGAATTCGCCTTTCAAATGCAAGCCATGATGAATATTCAAGTATTAGACGGCTATGAGGTAAAGAAAATTGTAACAGCTTGTCCTCACTGTTTTAATACATTGAAAAATGAATATCCTGATTTAGGAGGGAAATACGAGGTGGTACACCATACACAGTTTTTAAAATCTCTTTTAGATGACGGAAAATTGACAATTGAAGGCGGAAGCTTCAAAGGAAAGCGCATTACGTTTCACGATCCTTGTTATTTAGGGCGTGCGAATAGCGTTTTTGAAGCACCTCGTCAGTTGATCGAGAAGTTAGATGCAGAACTTGTTGAAATGAAACGTTCAAGATTGAATGGGTTTTGTTGTGGTGCTGGTGGAGCACAATTGTTCAAAGAGCCAGAACACGGAAACAAGGAAGTACACGTAGAAAGAACAGAGGAAGCACTGAATACTAAGGCAGAGATTATTGCTGCAGGATGTCCATTCTGTAACACCATGCTTACGGATGGTGTGAAGTTCAAGGAAAAAGAAGGTGAAGTTAAAGTACTTGACGTTGCCGAATTAATTGCAAATGCGGAAGATTTATAA
- a CDS encoding glycoside hydrolase family 3 N-terminal domain-containing protein: MRKVLLTLLLLPFLSYGQPKTNSQPTELQQRQWVDSVYNSMSLEQRIGQLFMVAAYSNKNEKHVQELEALVNTNYVGGLIFFQGGPQRQAAIANRLQKQSKLPMLVGIDGEWGLRMRLDSTYRFPYNMTLGAVQDLDLIEQVGQAMAKQSKRLGIHFNFGPVVDVNIDPLNPIIGVRAYGETREIVTDRALAFMRGYQNEGLFATAKHFPGHGDTSSDSHYKLPLIDLDKERLHRVELYPYKKLIKNDLSSVMVAHLNLPAYEPDNAIPSSLSYNVVTRLLREELGFEGLIFTDALNMKGVSSYLTPGEVDLAAFMAGNDLLLFSEDVAKAVVKLKEAYAIGTITESRLAYSVKKILEYKYRVGLNKPLLINTNQLVEDLNAAEYDDLNTKLYQEAITVVKNNNRVLPVHKLEREKIAYVRLGDDDSAPFLDMMRNFAPVDVVESSDITRLSAYSLVVVGYHKVDNPWRNHNFSEEEKALIGTIAKNNRTILVSFAKPYALSGIEAEIKDLEALVVGYQNNTFAEEAAAQVLFGSIGAKGELPVTITSKYDVGTGIKTKPIHRLGFSTPHNEGLDPNVLMKIDSIANHAIANQWMPGAQILVARHGKVVYNKSFGYHTYKTDFPVKNTDLYDLASLTKILATLPMVVKAYNDQKINMQSKLGDLVPVFKKTDKKDITLKDLLTHQSGLPAWLPFYKSTLDSTKHPDMTLYRLQYSPEFPTQVSENLFLRKGYTQVMLEEIAQTKLAKKIEYKYSDLGFISLKEYIESAYHQPLEQLVQDKFYTRIGANRLTYLPLRKFDINEIPPTEEDNYYRYTTVQGYVHDMGAAMQGGVAGHAGLFGTALDVAKMMQLYLNEGEYGEERFFSKATFEAFNACVYCAKGNRRGIGFDKPQQQGKPGPTCGCASLTSFGHTGFTGTMTWADPENDLVYVFLSNRTYPDSNVNRLSKENVRENIQQVIYESIIH; the protein is encoded by the coding sequence ATGAGAAAAGTATTGTTAACACTGCTATTATTGCCCTTTTTGTCTTATGGGCAACCTAAAACTAATTCACAACCTACTGAACTTCAGCAACGCCAATGGGTAGATAGTGTTTACAATTCCATGTCATTAGAACAAAGAATTGGGCAACTGTTTATGGTTGCCGCGTATTCCAATAAAAATGAAAAGCACGTACAAGAATTAGAAGCATTAGTTAATACGAATTACGTTGGTGGTTTAATCTTTTTTCAAGGCGGACCACAGCGACAAGCTGCTATTGCTAATCGTTTACAAAAACAAAGCAAATTACCTATGTTAGTGGGGATAGATGGGGAGTGGGGACTGCGTATGCGTCTAGATTCTACCTATCGATTTCCGTATAATATGACCTTAGGGGCTGTACAAGATTTAGATTTGATTGAGCAGGTAGGTCAAGCGATGGCGAAGCAATCAAAACGCTTAGGGATACACTTTAACTTTGGTCCTGTTGTCGACGTAAATATTGATCCGCTTAACCCTATTATTGGGGTAAGAGCGTATGGCGAAACAAGAGAGATTGTAACGGATAGAGCGCTTGCTTTTATGCGTGGATACCAAAATGAAGGACTATTCGCTACAGCAAAACATTTTCCTGGTCACGGGGATACCTCAAGTGACTCGCATTATAAATTGCCTTTGATTGATTTGGATAAAGAGCGCTTGCACCGCGTGGAGCTATATCCGTATAAAAAATTAATTAAAAACGATTTGTCTAGTGTGATGGTCGCGCATTTGAATTTGCCTGCTTATGAACCTGATAATGCAATTCCTAGTTCTCTTTCTTATAATGTGGTAACTCGATTATTGCGTGAGGAATTAGGGTTTGAAGGACTTATTTTTACAGATGCCTTAAATATGAAAGGCGTTTCTTCTTATTTGACTCCAGGTGAAGTGGATTTAGCTGCTTTTATGGCTGGAAATGACTTGTTGTTGTTTTCAGAAGATGTAGCAAAAGCAGTGGTGAAATTAAAAGAAGCTTATGCAATTGGAACCATTACAGAAAGCCGTTTGGCCTATTCTGTAAAAAAGATATTGGAATATAAATATCGCGTAGGGTTGAATAAACCTTTACTTATCAATACGAATCAGTTAGTTGAAGATTTGAATGCGGCTGAATACGACGATTTAAATACAAAATTATACCAAGAGGCAATTACAGTAGTAAAAAACAACAATAGAGTACTGCCCGTTCACAAATTAGAGCGAGAGAAAATTGCTTATGTTCGATTAGGGGATGATGACAGCGCACCTTTCTTAGATATGATGCGTAACTTTGCTCCTGTGGATGTGGTAGAAAGCTCAGACATCACTCGTCTTAGTGCATATTCATTGGTTGTTGTAGGGTATCACAAAGTAGATAACCCATGGAGAAACCACAACTTCTCTGAGGAGGAAAAAGCACTTATTGGTACTATTGCAAAAAACAATAGAACAATCTTAGTTTCTTTTGCAAAACCATATGCGTTATCGGGAATTGAAGCTGAAATCAAAGATTTAGAAGCCCTTGTTGTAGGGTATCAAAATAATACGTTTGCTGAAGAAGCAGCTGCCCAGGTACTCTTTGGATCTATTGGTGCTAAGGGGGAATTGCCTGTGACCATTACAAGTAAATACGATGTAGGTACAGGAATCAAAACAAAACCGATACACCGCTTGGGGTTTTCTACTCCTCATAATGAAGGACTAGACCCAAACGTATTAATGAAAATTGATAGTATTGCTAATCATGCTATTGCTAATCAATGGATGCCTGGTGCACAAATACTCGTGGCGCGTCATGGAAAAGTGGTGTACAACAAGTCGTTCGGTTACCATACGTATAAAACGGATTTTCCCGTTAAAAATACAGATTTATATGATTTAGCTTCATTGACGAAGATTTTAGCTACTTTACCAATGGTAGTAAAGGCGTATAATGATCAAAAAATCAATATGCAATCAAAATTAGGTGACTTGGTGCCTGTATTTAAGAAGACGGATAAAAAGGATATCACGTTAAAGGATTTATTGACCCATCAATCGGGGTTGCCTGCTTGGTTGCCTTTTTATAAAAGTACATTAGACAGTACCAAACACCCAGATATGACGTTGTATCGTTTACAATATTCTCCTGAATTCCCAACACAAGTAAGTGAGAATCTATTCTTGCGAAAAGGATATACTCAGGTGATGTTAGAAGAAATTGCACAAACGAAGCTAGCAAAGAAAATAGAGTATAAATACAGTGATTTAGGGTTTATTTCATTAAAAGAATACATTGAATCAGCCTATCACCAACCATTAGAACAATTGGTTCAAGATAAGTTTTATACGCGTATAGGAGCGAATCGCTTGACTTATTTACCATTGAGAAAATTTGATATCAATGAGATTCCCCCAACAGAAGAGGATAATTATTATCGCTATACTACGGTACAAGGCTATGTACACGATATGGGGGCTGCAATGCAAGGTGGAGTGGCAGGTCATGCTGGACTTTTCGGAACAGCGTTAGATGTAGCAAAAATGATGCAGCTGTATTTGAATGAAGGTGAATATGGAGAAGAGCGTTTTTTCTCTAAAGCGACATTTGAAGCATTTAATGCTTGTGTATATTGTGCAAAAGGAAATAGAAGAGGCATTGGATTTGATAAACCCCAACAACAAGGAAAACCAGGACCTACTTGTGGTTGTGCATCCTTAACAAGCTTTGGACATACTGGATTTACAGGAACAATGACTTGGGCTGATCCTGAAAATGATTTAGTTTATGTTTTCCTTTCTAATCGTACTTATCCTGATTCTAACGTCAATCGCTTGTCAAAAGAGAACGTTCGAGAAAATATACAACAGGTTATTTATGAGTCTATTATACATTAA
- the bshA gene encoding N-acetyl-alpha-D-glucosaminyl L-malate synthase BshA, with product MKIAIVCYPTFGGSGVVATELGLELAKRDHEVHFITYSQPVRLALLNPKIYYHEVNVPEYPLFHYQPYELALSSKLVDIVKLFNIDVLHVHYAIPHAYAGYMAKQMLKEEGIDLPMITTLHGTDITLVGNHPNYKSAVTFSINKSDFVTSVSESLKQSTYELFQSKKEICVIPNFIEVKEVDCSETPCKRSAMAEKGEFIITHISNFRKVKRIGDVVKIFYGIQQVVPAKLMLVGDGPEKEKAERLAMELGIYDKIIFFGNSNEVNQILGYSDLFLLPSETESFGLAALEAMAVGVPVISSNTGGLPEVNEHGVSGYLSNVKDVDDMVKNALAILKDEDTLCRFKEGARQTAKRFQISEILPMYEELYDQAVALKEKI from the coding sequence ATGAAAATCGCAATCGTATGCTACCCAACTTTCGGTGGAAGTGGGGTTGTAGCTACAGAGCTAGGTTTGGAACTAGCAAAAAGAGATCACGAAGTACATTTTATTACCTATAGTCAACCCGTTCGTTTAGCTTTATTAAATCCTAAGATTTACTATCACGAAGTGAATGTACCCGAATACCCTCTATTTCACTATCAGCCATACGAATTGGCTTTGTCTAGTAAATTAGTAGATATTGTGAAACTATTCAATATTGATGTTTTACACGTACATTACGCTATCCCACATGCGTATGCAGGGTATATGGCGAAGCAAATGCTTAAAGAGGAGGGAATCGACTTACCGATGATTACTACGTTACACGGAACTGATATTACTTTAGTTGGAAATCACCCCAATTACAAAAGTGCAGTAACGTTTAGTATCAATAAATCCGACTTTGTTACTTCGGTTTCAGAATCTTTGAAACAATCTACGTATGAACTGTTTCAAAGTAAAAAAGAGATTTGTGTCATTCCTAACTTCATAGAAGTAAAAGAGGTTGATTGCTCAGAAACGCCTTGTAAGCGTAGTGCAATGGCAGAAAAAGGGGAGTTCATCATCACGCATATCAGTAATTTCAGAAAGGTAAAACGCATCGGCGATGTGGTGAAAATCTTTTATGGAATTCAACAAGTAGTCCCTGCAAAATTGATGTTGGTAGGGGATGGGCCTGAAAAGGAAAAAGCAGAACGCTTAGCGATGGAATTGGGTATTTACGACAAGATTATTTTCTTTGGAAATAGTAATGAAGTAAATCAAATTCTAGGGTATTCTGATTTGTTTTTACTGCCATCCGAAACGGAAAGTTTTGGATTAGCTGCTTTAGAGGCTATGGCTGTTGGAGTTCCTGTAATTTCTAGTAATACAGGAGGTTTACCAGAAGTAAATGAACACGGAGTATCCGGTTATTTGAGCAATGTAAAGGATGTCGATGATATGGTTAAAAATGCTTTAGCCATTTTAAAAGATGAAGATACCTTATGTCGTTTCAAAGAAGGTGCTCGTCAAACAGCAAAACGCTTCCAAATCAGTGAAATTCTTCCGATGTACGAAGAACTGTATGATCAAGCAGTAGCGCTAAAAGAAAAAATATAA
- a CDS encoding helix-turn-helix domain-containing protein has product MKETKTIETWSRSKIIGEETWDITLFKHTERGRNDLVLPHKHDFYLVFFVEQGTGIHEIDFTRLEVQPFQIHFLRPQQVHYWKLSDDTVGYQLMFSTNTLHLLDRLSVLPFFQLDVPPVLNLTADAYEAIQQELKKLHQVLTEEDAIGQEISILQFFLLLKTIQRQYLHTYKALEAQVKDNKVQEFKVLLETHFKTQNQVAFYAEKLHITPNYLNIRVKKILGVSASHSIQQRVILEAERLLITTDLSIKEIAYDLGFHDTGYFNHYFKKWKHKTPGQFRESYNIYNKAL; this is encoded by the coding sequence ATGAAAGAAACAAAGACTATAGAGACTTGGAGTCGATCAAAAATAATCGGAGAAGAGACTTGGGATATTACCTTGTTTAAACATACAGAGAGAGGGCGTAATGATTTAGTATTACCACATAAGCACGATTTTTATCTTGTCTTTTTTGTGGAACAGGGAACTGGAATTCACGAAATTGATTTTACGCGTTTAGAAGTACAGCCCTTTCAGATTCACTTTCTCCGCCCACAGCAGGTACATTATTGGAAATTGTCGGATGATACGGTGGGGTATCAGTTGATGTTCTCAACAAATACGCTTCATTTGTTGGATCGCCTTAGTGTCTTGCCTTTTTTTCAACTCGATGTTCCGCCAGTATTAAACTTGACTGCTGATGCCTATGAAGCAATACAACAAGAATTAAAGAAACTACATCAAGTATTGACGGAGGAAGATGCTATTGGACAGGAAATAAGTATTCTACAATTCTTTTTGTTATTGAAAACGATTCAACGTCAGTATCTTCATACTTATAAAGCCTTAGAAGCACAAGTAAAAGACAATAAAGTACAAGAGTTTAAGGTTTTATTAGAAACGCATTTTAAGACACAGAATCAGGTGGCTTTTTATGCAGAAAAATTACATATCACACCCAACTACCTAAATATACGGGTAAAGAAGATATTGGGGGTTTCTGCCAGTCATAGTATTCAACAACGCGTGATTCTAGAAGCTGAGCGTTTACTGATTACGACGGATTTATCGATTAAGGAAATCGCCTATGATTTAGGGTTTCACGATACGGGGTATTTCAATCATTACTTCAAAAAATGGAAACATAAAACCCCCGGTCAATTTCGAGAGAGTTATAATATTTACAATAAAGCATTGTAA
- a CDS encoding ankyrin repeat domain-containing protein, with protein sequence MTRNIMRSLLLICTAGLSTNLMASCSDSNTNEITYTMNTTIEKELFQAVAANNLTKVKEILAANSVNLEAQNSKGETPLMVATYKKYNPIALYLMDQGANVNTQDTNLNSPFLYAGAEGNLELVQKSLAHGADFTIFNRYNGTALIPAAEKGHLEVVKLLVNTPNFPIDHVNRLGWTALMEAIVLSNGGAVHVDIVKALIEGGVDVNIPDHDGKTPLHHAKARKYTAMVQLLEAAGAH encoded by the coding sequence ATGACGAGGAATATAATGCGTTCTTTGTTGCTGATTTGTACCGCTGGATTATCAACGAATTTGATGGCTAGCTGTTCTGATTCAAATACAAATGAAATAACGTATACCATGAATACTACAATAGAAAAAGAATTGTTTCAAGCCGTTGCTGCCAATAACCTAACGAAAGTAAAAGAAATTTTAGCAGCAAATAGTGTAAACCTTGAAGCTCAAAATAGCAAAGGAGAAACACCGTTGATGGTAGCTACCTATAAAAAATACAATCCTATAGCCTTGTATCTTATGGATCAAGGAGCAAATGTCAATACCCAAGATACTAATTTAAATAGCCCTTTTCTCTATGCAGGAGCAGAAGGAAACTTAGAATTAGTTCAAAAATCGTTAGCTCATGGCGCTGATTTCACAATATTTAATCGCTACAACGGAACAGCTTTAATTCCTGCTGCAGAGAAAGGACATTTGGAAGTGGTGAAGTTATTAGTGAATACGCCAAATTTTCCTATTGATCACGTGAATCGCTTAGGCTGGACTGCACTAATGGAAGCCATTGTATTGAGTAATGGCGGAGCAGTACATGTGGATATTGTCAAGGCGTTGATTGAGGGTGGAGTGGATGTAAATATTCCGGATCACGATGGGAAAACACCGTTGCATCATGCAAAAGCAAGAAAATATACGGCAATGGTTCAATTATTAGAAGCAGCGGGAGCTCATTAA
- a CDS encoding amidohydrolase, translating to MNRKEFLHLTTAGAGGLFLAGTAWAEEKDKQVKPLTAATPAFVLINARLEEGFIYNDHGQVKATQTGLYDLHIQEGKITSIETAQGKAYTLPVFDAAGKLILPGLRDMHIHIDKTFYGEPWHAEPLRGKTVKDMIDLERCILPELLIHSTEKAEKAIELMNSKGTYFARCQTNIEPTSGLKSLENLQKALANKKEDIQAEIVAFPQHGILYSDSEGLLREAAQMGVDYIGGLDPTSVDGDMKKSLDVMFQIALDHNIGVDIHLHEGRATGLPAIEYMIATVKENKALQGKTFISHGFALGQLDAKETEAISIQLAEVGIGVISTVPIGKLNMPIPTFYKHHVPLMTGTDSIIDHWSPFGSCDMLEKAKLTAELYGWRDELSLSRALRIATKDQLLPLNEEGKQVWPLVGDEASFILVEASCSAEAVARTPQRTAVFTKGKLVYQI from the coding sequence ATGAATAGAAAAGAATTTCTTCACTTAACGACAGCTGGAGCTGGAGGATTATTTTTGGCCGGAACAGCTTGGGCAGAAGAGAAAGATAAGCAGGTAAAACCGCTGACAGCAGCAACGCCGGCCTTTGTGTTGATTAATGCCCGCTTAGAGGAAGGTTTTATTTACAATGACCACGGACAAGTAAAAGCAACACAAACAGGATTATATGATCTACATATTCAAGAAGGTAAAATTACATCGATTGAAACTGCACAAGGCAAAGCGTATACGCTTCCTGTTTTTGATGCCGCTGGCAAACTGATATTGCCTGGTTTGAGAGACATGCACATCCACATTGACAAGACGTTTTATGGCGAACCTTGGCATGCAGAGCCACTGCGCGGTAAAACAGTAAAAGATATGATTGATTTAGAGCGTTGTATTTTACCAGAATTATTGATTCACTCAACAGAAAAAGCAGAAAAAGCAATTGAGTTGATGAACAGTAAAGGGACGTACTTTGCCCGTTGCCAGACGAATATTGAACCAACTAGCGGATTGAAGAGTTTAGAAAATCTACAAAAAGCTTTAGCGAATAAAAAAGAGGATATTCAAGCTGAAATTGTCGCTTTTCCACAGCATGGAATTCTATATTCAGATTCAGAAGGGTTGCTTCGCGAAGCAGCGCAAATGGGAGTAGATTATATCGGTGGGTTGGACCCGACTTCCGTAGATGGAGATATGAAGAAATCACTTGATGTTATGTTTCAAATTGCTTTGGATCACAATATAGGAGTTGATATTCATTTGCATGAAGGACGTGCTACGGGTTTACCCGCTATTGAATATATGATTGCTACAGTAAAGGAGAATAAGGCGCTCCAAGGAAAGACATTTATTAGTCATGGATTTGCTTTAGGACAACTAGATGCAAAGGAAACAGAAGCGATAAGTATACAACTAGCAGAAGTTGGAATCGGAGTTATTTCAACGGTTCCCATTGGTAAATTGAATATGCCTATTCCTACTTTTTACAAGCATCATGTTCCCTTAATGACTGGAACAGATAGTATTATTGATCATTGGTCTCCTTTTGGATCTTGTGATATGTTAGAAAAAGCCAAGTTAACGGCAGAATTATATGGATGGCGAGATGAATTGTCGCTGTCAAGAGCGTTGCGTATTGCAACCAAAGACCAGCTTTTGCCTTTGAATGAAGAAGGGAAGCAAGTATGGCCTTTAGTAGGTGATGAAGCAAGCTTTATTTTGGTTGAAGCATCTTGTTCGGCAGAGGCAGTAGCGCGTACTCCTCAAAGAACAGCTGTTTTTACAAAAGGAAAACTAGTGTATCAAATCTAA
- a CDS encoding DUF2853 family protein, whose translation MSKRAELIEKYAADLKDKCGVKPNMELLEKVTIGCGPSIYNQDSSTVASSSEKEMATVRTNFLIKKLGLKDDAKLDEGLKKVVDQYGASNKHKYRAVLYYLLTVHFKKESVYLK comes from the coding sequence ATGAGTAAAAGAGCTGAACTAATTGAAAAATACGCGGCAGACTTAAAAGACAAATGCGGTGTAAAACCTAACATGGAATTATTAGAAAAAGTGACGATCGGTTGTGGACCTTCGATTTACAATCAAGATTCTTCTACTGTAGCAAGTTCATCAGAGAAAGAAATGGCTACTGTTCGCACTAATTTTCTAATTAAAAAATTAGGATTAAAAGACGATGCTAAATTAGATGAAGGATTGAAAAAAGTAGTTGATCAATACGGTGCATCTAATAAACACAAATATAGAGCAGTATTATATTATCTATTAACGGTTCACTTTAAAAAAGAATCCGTGTATTTAAAATAA